A segment of the Siphonobacter curvatus genome:
CTGTGTTTTTGCAAACGTATACCGATCTTTGCCTTTTATTTTTCAGCTTTTTGAGCCACAAAAAGCAATAAGTCATTAACTACGAGTAGATTAACTTGGTTTTATGAAGCAGATACGGTTGGCCATTCTGGATTTATATAATGGTGTTCCCAACGAAGGAATGCGATGTATTCAGCAATTAGTACAGGAATTTTCGGAGGAAATTGGCGGCTGCGTCGTGCAAATTTTTGACGTTCGGCAGCAAGGTGAGTTACCCGCTTTGAACGATTTTGACATTTTTATCTCGACGGGCGGGCCTGGAAATCCACTCGAAACGGGTGATTGGGGTACGGCTTATTTCGATCTGATTGATCAGGTTTTCGAACACAACAAAACGCAGACTGCCAAGAAATTTTTACTGCTTATCTGTCACTCGTTCCAGATGGTGAGTCATCACCTGGGCATTGGTACAGTAACGCGTCGTAAATCGACCAGCTTCGGTACGTTTCCGATTCATAAAACGGCCAATGGCTACGACGAGCCGTACCTGGAATTACTCCCTGATCCCTTCTGGGCCGTGGATTCGCGGGATTACCAAATCATTAATGCCAACTTTTCGCGGATTGATGCCATTGGAGCGAAAGTACTTTGCCGGGAGAAAATCCGTCCCCACGTACCGCTGGAACGGGCCATTATGGCGGTCCGGTTTTCACGCGAAGTATTCGGTACGCAGTTTCACCCCGAAGCCGATGCCGTGGGGATGTTACGCTACTTCCAGCAGCCCGAGAAACAGAAACAGGTCATTGATGAGCACGGCTATGAGAAGTACCAGAACATGGTCGATCACCTCAACGATCCGGATAAAATTCTGCTGACGGAATCGGTTATTATTCCGACGTTTTTGCGGGATGCCTACCATAAACTGGCTGCTAACTAACCCCTACCGCACTCTTCACCCATTCGATATGATTTCAACGATTCGTCGGACCTACAATGCCGCTTTTTCGGAAGAAAAGTACCAGGAGTTTCTGGATTCGATTCACCAGGACTGGCCTAACCAACTGGAATTCCGTCTGGCCGAAACGCCCGTATTTGTTCCGGCTTCCTTACGCGAAAAGCTCGTTACGGCCTGCGAATCGTTTATTGATACCATCACCGCTCCGGATTTCAAAGCAAAGACCGAGGCATCTATTCCATCGGATCAGCGGGTTCCCAATGAAAATGAACATACGCATTTTCTGGCGATTGACTTTGCCGTATGCCGGGACCAAAACGGCGAATTAGCACCCCAACTGATTGAATTGCAGGGCTTCCCTTCGCTGTTTGCGTTTCAGGGCTATTTACCGGAGAAGTTTAAAGAGCACTTTTCGATCCCGGACTCGCTGATCTGGAATTTCGGCGGGTACGATTTCGAGGCTTATATAACGAAGCTTAAAGATCTTATTCTGGACGGCGAAGATCCCGCTCACTGCGTTCTGCTGGAAATCTTTCCGGAAAAACAGAAAACCCGCGTGGATTTTGCCGTTACGGAAAAGTTGCTGGGAATCCGGTCGGTTTGCTTTACCAAGATTCAAAAAGAAGGTCGAACGCTTTATTACGACCGGGATGGGGTCAAAACACCGATTCGCCGGATGTACAACCGACTGATTTTTGATGATCTGTTGCACTACCCCGACATGCCGGTATCGTATCAACTGACGGACGACGTAGATGTAACCTGGGTGGGGCATCCCAACTGGTTTTTCCGAATTTCGAAATACATTCTTCCCCTGCTGAATTCGCCGTACGTACCTCAGGCACGATACGTGAGCGATTTTCAGGGTCAGTTTCCCGAAAATCTGGACGATTACGTACTCAAACCCCTGTTCAGTTTCGCGGGGATGGGCGTCAATCTGCACCCAACGGCAGAATTACTAACCGCTCTTCATGATCCGGAACATTACATTCTCCAGAAAAAAGTGAAGTACGAGCCCGTCATTGAGGCTCCCGACGGTGGGGTGAAGTGTGAAATCCGGATGTTGTATGTTTGGCCCGATCAGGCGAAACGACCCGAGTTACTCACGAGTTTAAGCCGCCTGAGTCGCGGCGAAATGATTGGCGTTCGCTTCAACCAGAATTTTACCTGGGTGGGCGGAACGGCTTGCTTTTTTGAACCCTAACGCGGGTTTTGTGATTACCTTTTTATGCATCAACGACAGCTTTTCCTAAATCACCTTGCCCAAACGTCGGATTTTCCGCTGGCTTTGGAAATCGAAAAAGCCGAAGGAATCTGGTTATACAGTCCCGACGGAAAGGCGTATATGGATTTGATTTCCGGCATCGGTGTTTCCAACGTCGGTCATCGGCATCCGAAAGTGGTTCAGGCCATCAAACATCAGGTGGATCATTACCTGCACACGCTGGTCTACGGCGAATATGTACAGGCTCCGCAAGTCTTACTGGCTCAGGCTCTGGTCGAAACGCTAGCTGCTTACCATACGCCTTCGGGCTATGCGATTGACAATGTGTACCTGACTAACTCGGGTACGGAAGCCGTAGAAGGAGCCATGAAACTGGCGAAGCGGTTCACCGGTCGTACCGAAATCATTTCCTGTTTTAATGCCTATCACGGTTCTACGCAGGGAGCCCTGAGTCTGGCGGGAGCCGACTTTTTCAAACGTCAGTTCCGCCCCTTACTCCCCGATATCCGTCATATTCACCACGGTGTACTGGCTGATCTATCGAACATTACTAGGCGAACCGCAGCCGTTGTCATTGAAGTCATTTCTGCCGAGTCGGGCATTCGCGTTCCTTCACAGGAATACCTGCAAGCCTTACGCGATCGCTGTACCGAAACGGGTACGCTCCTAATTTTCGACGAGATACAAACGGGTTTCGGTCGTACAGGTTCCTTCTGGGCGTTCGAGCAATTTGGTGTTGTACCCGACGTTCTGCTGTCGGCCAAAGGAATGGGCGGCGGTATGCCCATTGGAGCATTCATGGCTCCGCAACCGCTCATGGCCGTCTTCAAGAACAATCCTATTCTGGGGCACATCACCACGTTTGGTGGGCATCCCGTCAGTGCAGCGGCTTCACTGGCTACACTTCGGACCAT
Coding sequences within it:
- a CDS encoding type 1 glutamine amidotransferase: MKQIRLAILDLYNGVPNEGMRCIQQLVQEFSEEIGGCVVQIFDVRQQGELPALNDFDIFISTGGPGNPLETGDWGTAYFDLIDQVFEHNKTQTAKKFLLLICHSFQMVSHHLGIGTVTRRKSTSFGTFPIHKTANGYDEPYLELLPDPFWAVDSRDYQIINANFSRIDAIGAKVLCREKIRPHVPLERAIMAVRFSREVFGTQFHPEADAVGMLRYFQQPEKQKQVIDEHGYEKYQNMVDHLNDPDKILLTESVIIPTFLRDAYHKLAAN
- a CDS encoding aspartate aminotransferase family protein, producing MHQRQLFLNHLAQTSDFPLALEIEKAEGIWLYSPDGKAYMDLISGIGVSNVGHRHPKVVQAIKHQVDHYLHTLVYGEYVQAPQVLLAQALVETLAAYHTPSGYAIDNVYLTNSGTEAVEGAMKLAKRFTGRTEIISCFNAYHGSTQGALSLAGADFFKRQFRPLLPDIRHIHHGVLADLSNITRRTAAVVIEVISAESGIRVPSQEYLQALRDRCTETGTLLIFDEIQTGFGRTGSFWAFEQFGVVPDVLLSAKGMGGGMPIGAFMAPQPLMAVFKNNPILGHITTFGGHPVSAAASLATLRTIQEENLCASVAAKAELFKKYLVHPRIKEIRNQGLMMAVEFADFGELKAIIDHGIENGVVTDWFLFCDNSMRIAPPLTITEDEIRQACDVILRAIEAV